From Zalophus californianus isolate mZalCal1 chromosome 16, mZalCal1.pri.v2, whole genome shotgun sequence, one genomic window encodes:
- the MKS1 gene encoding Meckel syndrome type 1 protein isoform X2 — protein MAETVWSTDTGEAVYRSRDPVRNLRLRVHLQRITSSNFLRYQPAAQPGKDLIDLATFRPHPTASGHRSEEEEEEEVVIGWQEKLFSQFEVDLYRNEAACQSPLDHQYRQEILKLEDSGGRKNRRIFTYTDSDRYTNVEEHCQKMTTAAREVPSFLVERMANVRRRRQDRRGMEGGILKSRIVTWEPSEEFVRNNHVINTPLQTMYIMADLGPSGKLGYKKSEHVLCTLKVDSNGVITVKPDFTGLKGPYRMETEGEKQELWKYTVDNVSSLAQPEEEEREQRVFKDLYGRHKEYLSSLVGTDFEMTSPGALRLFVNGEVVSAQGYEYDNLYVHFFVELPTTNWSSPAFQQLSGITQTCATKSLGMDKVAYFSYPFTFEASFLHEDESADALPEWPVLYCEVLSLDFWRRYRVEGYGVVALPATPGSHTLTVPTWRPMELGTGAELRRFFIGGSLELEDLSYVWIPGTFKGERLSRFGFRTETTGCVTFRLHCLQQSRAFMESSSLRKRMQSVLDRLEGFSQQSSVHSVLEAFRRARRRMQEARESLPQDL, from the exons ATGGCGGAGACGGTCTGGAGCACTGACACCGGGGAGGCCGTGTATCGCTCCCGGGACCCCGTGCGCAACTTGCGCCTCCG GGTCCACCTGCAAAGAATCACATCCAGCAACTTCCTCCGTTACCAGCCTGCTGCCCAGCCTGGGAAGGACCTCATAGACTTGGCCACTTTTAGGCCTCACCCAACTGCCA GTGGACACCgctcagaggaagaggaagaggaagaggtcGTGATTGGGTGGCAGGAGAAGCTCTTTAGCCAG TTTGAAGTAGATCTGTACCGAAATGAAGCAGCCTGTCAGAGCCCTTTGGATCATCAGTACCGTCAAGAGATCCTGAAGCTGGAGGATTCGGGCGGCAGGAAGAACCGACGAATTTTTACCTACACGGACTCTGACAGATACACCAATGTGgaggag CACTGTCAGAAAATGACCACCGCAGCCCGGGAGGTGCCATCATTCTTGGTCGAACGAATGGCCAATGTCAGGCGGCGACGGCAGGACAGGCGAGGGAT GGAAGGTGGCATCCTCAAGTCACGAATTGTCACCTGGGAACCCTCAGAAGAGTTTGTCAGGAACAACCATGTCATCAACACCCCTCTTCAGACAATGTACATCATGGCAGACCTGGGGCCCTCTGGGAA GCTTGGCTATAAGAAGTCTGAACATGTCCTCTGTACTCTGAAAGTGGACAGCAATGGTGTGATCACAGTAAAACCTGACTTCACCGGCCTCAAAGGACCCTACag AATGGAGActgagggggagaagcaggagctGTGGAAGTATACGGTGGACAACGTGTCCTCCCTCGCgcagccagaggaggaggagcgggAACAGCGCGTGTTCAAGGAT CTTTATGGCCGGCACAAGGAGTATCTCAGCAGCCTCGTGGGCACAGACTTTGAGATG aCTTCCCCAGGTGCCCTCCGGCTCTTTGTAAATGGAGAGGTAG tttcagcGCAAGGCTATGAGTATGACAATCTCTATGTCCACTTCTTTGTGGAATTGCCAACCACAA ATTGGTCAAGCCCAGCATTCCAGCAGCTCTCAGGAATAACACAGACCTGTGCCACCAAATCCCTGGGAATG GATAAGGTGGCTTACTTCTCCTACCCATTCACATTTGAGGCCTCCTTCCTCCACGAAGACGAATCTGCTG ATGCTCTCCCGGAGTGGCCTGTGCTCTACTGTGAGGTCCTCTCGCTGGACTTCTGGCGGAGGTATCGTGTGGAGGGTTACGGCGTTGTGGCGCTGCCCGCCACCCCAG GCTCACACACCCTGACAGTCCCCACGTGGAGGCCCATGGAGCTTGGCACGGGGGCGGAGCTGAGGAGGTTTTTCATTGGCGGCTCTCTGGAACTGGAGGACCTCTCCTATGTGTGGATACCAGGAACCTTCAAG GGGGAGCGTCTAAGCCGCTTTGGGTTCCGCACTGAGACCACAGGCTGCGTCACCTTCCGCTTGCACTGTCTGCAGCAGTCCAG GGCCTTCATGGAGTCAAGTTCCCTCCGGAAAAGGATGCAGAGCGTGCTGGACCGTCTGGAAGGGTTCAGCCAGCAGAGTTCCGTTCACAGTGTGCTGG AGGCCTTCCGTCGAGCCCGGCGCCGCATGCAGGAGGCCCGAGAAAGCCTTCCTCAGGACCTG TGA
- the MKS1 gene encoding Meckel syndrome type 1 protein isoform X4, whose amino-acid sequence MAETVWSTDTGEAVYRSRDPVRNLRLRVHLQRITSSNFLRYQPAAQPGKDLIDLATFRPHPTASGHRSEEEEEEEVVIGWQEKLFSQFEVDLYRNEAACQSPLDHQYRQEILKLEDSGGRKNRRIFTYTDSDRYTNVEEHCQKMTTAAREVPSFLVERMANVRRRRQDRRGMEGGILKSRIVTWEPSEEFVRNNHVINTPLQTMYIMADLGPSGKLGYKKSEHVLCTLKVDSNGVITVKPDFTGLKGPYRMETEGEKQELWKYTVDNVSSLAQPEEEEREQRVFKDLYGRHKEYLSSLVGTDFEMTSPGALRLFVNGEVVSAQGYEYDNLYVHFFVELPTTNWSSPAFQQLSGITQTCATKSLGMDKVAYFSYPFTFEASFLHEDESADALPEWPVLYCEVLSLDFWRRYRVEGYGVVALPATPGSHTLTVPTWRPMELGTGAELRRFFIGGSLELEDLSYVWIPGTFKGLHGVKFPPEKDAERAGPSGRVQPAEFRSQCAGGLPSSPAPHAGGPRKPSSGPGEPLGDHGFLAHGGPGPPPPQPRARGQDG is encoded by the exons ATGGCGGAGACGGTCTGGAGCACTGACACCGGGGAGGCCGTGTATCGCTCCCGGGACCCCGTGCGCAACTTGCGCCTCCG GGTCCACCTGCAAAGAATCACATCCAGCAACTTCCTCCGTTACCAGCCTGCTGCCCAGCCTGGGAAGGACCTCATAGACTTGGCCACTTTTAGGCCTCACCCAACTGCCA GTGGACACCgctcagaggaagaggaagaggaagaggtcGTGATTGGGTGGCAGGAGAAGCTCTTTAGCCAG TTTGAAGTAGATCTGTACCGAAATGAAGCAGCCTGTCAGAGCCCTTTGGATCATCAGTACCGTCAAGAGATCCTGAAGCTGGAGGATTCGGGCGGCAGGAAGAACCGACGAATTTTTACCTACACGGACTCTGACAGATACACCAATGTGgaggag CACTGTCAGAAAATGACCACCGCAGCCCGGGAGGTGCCATCATTCTTGGTCGAACGAATGGCCAATGTCAGGCGGCGACGGCAGGACAGGCGAGGGAT GGAAGGTGGCATCCTCAAGTCACGAATTGTCACCTGGGAACCCTCAGAAGAGTTTGTCAGGAACAACCATGTCATCAACACCCCTCTTCAGACAATGTACATCATGGCAGACCTGGGGCCCTCTGGGAA GCTTGGCTATAAGAAGTCTGAACATGTCCTCTGTACTCTGAAAGTGGACAGCAATGGTGTGATCACAGTAAAACCTGACTTCACCGGCCTCAAAGGACCCTACag AATGGAGActgagggggagaagcaggagctGTGGAAGTATACGGTGGACAACGTGTCCTCCCTCGCgcagccagaggaggaggagcgggAACAGCGCGTGTTCAAGGAT CTTTATGGCCGGCACAAGGAGTATCTCAGCAGCCTCGTGGGCACAGACTTTGAGATG aCTTCCCCAGGTGCCCTCCGGCTCTTTGTAAATGGAGAGGTAG tttcagcGCAAGGCTATGAGTATGACAATCTCTATGTCCACTTCTTTGTGGAATTGCCAACCACAA ATTGGTCAAGCCCAGCATTCCAGCAGCTCTCAGGAATAACACAGACCTGTGCCACCAAATCCCTGGGAATG GATAAGGTGGCTTACTTCTCCTACCCATTCACATTTGAGGCCTCCTTCCTCCACGAAGACGAATCTGCTG ATGCTCTCCCGGAGTGGCCTGTGCTCTACTGTGAGGTCCTCTCGCTGGACTTCTGGCGGAGGTATCGTGTGGAGGGTTACGGCGTTGTGGCGCTGCCCGCCACCCCAG GCTCACACACCCTGACAGTCCCCACGTGGAGGCCCATGGAGCTTGGCACGGGGGCGGAGCTGAGGAGGTTTTTCATTGGCGGCTCTCTGGAACTGGAGGACCTCTCCTATGTGTGGATACCAGGAACCTTCAAG GGCCTTCATGGAGTCAAGTTCCCTCCGGAAAAGGATGCAGAGCGTGCTGGACCGTCTGGAAGGGTTCAGCCAGCAGAGTTCCGTTCACAGTGTGCTGG AGGCCTTCCGTCGAGCCCGGCGCCGCATGCAGGAGGCCCGAGAAAGCCTTCCTCAGGACCTGGTGAGCCCCTCGGGGACCATGGTTTCCTAGCTCACGGCggccctggccccccacccccacaaccccGTGCAAGAGGACAAGATGGATGA
- the MKS1 gene encoding Meckel syndrome type 1 protein isoform X1 — MAETVWSTDTGEAVYRSRDPVRNLRLRVHLQRITSSNFLRYQPAAQPGKDLIDLATFRPHPTASGHRSEEEEEEEVVIGWQEKLFSQFEVDLYRNEAACQSPLDHQYRQEILKLEDSGGRKNRRIFTYTDSDRYTNVEEHCQKMTTAAREVPSFLVERMANVRRRRQDRRGMEGGILKSRIVTWEPSEEFVRNNHVINTPLQTMYIMADLGPSGKLGYKKSEHVLCTLKVDSNGVITVKPDFTGLKGPYRMETEGEKQELWKYTVDNVSSLAQPEEEEREQRVFKDLYGRHKEYLSSLVGTDFEMTSPGALRLFVNGEVVSAQGYEYDNLYVHFFVELPTTNWSSPAFQQLSGITQTCATKSLGMDKVAYFSYPFTFEASFLHEDESADALPEWPVLYCEVLSLDFWRRYRVEGYGVVALPATPGSHTLTVPTWRPMELGTGAELRRFFIGGSLELEDLSYVWIPGTFKGERLSRFGFRTETTGCVTFRLHCLQQSRAFMESSSLRKRMQSVLDRLEGFSQQSSVHSVLEAFRRARRRMQEARESLPQDLVSPSGTMVS; from the exons ATGGCGGAGACGGTCTGGAGCACTGACACCGGGGAGGCCGTGTATCGCTCCCGGGACCCCGTGCGCAACTTGCGCCTCCG GGTCCACCTGCAAAGAATCACATCCAGCAACTTCCTCCGTTACCAGCCTGCTGCCCAGCCTGGGAAGGACCTCATAGACTTGGCCACTTTTAGGCCTCACCCAACTGCCA GTGGACACCgctcagaggaagaggaagaggaagaggtcGTGATTGGGTGGCAGGAGAAGCTCTTTAGCCAG TTTGAAGTAGATCTGTACCGAAATGAAGCAGCCTGTCAGAGCCCTTTGGATCATCAGTACCGTCAAGAGATCCTGAAGCTGGAGGATTCGGGCGGCAGGAAGAACCGACGAATTTTTACCTACACGGACTCTGACAGATACACCAATGTGgaggag CACTGTCAGAAAATGACCACCGCAGCCCGGGAGGTGCCATCATTCTTGGTCGAACGAATGGCCAATGTCAGGCGGCGACGGCAGGACAGGCGAGGGAT GGAAGGTGGCATCCTCAAGTCACGAATTGTCACCTGGGAACCCTCAGAAGAGTTTGTCAGGAACAACCATGTCATCAACACCCCTCTTCAGACAATGTACATCATGGCAGACCTGGGGCCCTCTGGGAA GCTTGGCTATAAGAAGTCTGAACATGTCCTCTGTACTCTGAAAGTGGACAGCAATGGTGTGATCACAGTAAAACCTGACTTCACCGGCCTCAAAGGACCCTACag AATGGAGActgagggggagaagcaggagctGTGGAAGTATACGGTGGACAACGTGTCCTCCCTCGCgcagccagaggaggaggagcgggAACAGCGCGTGTTCAAGGAT CTTTATGGCCGGCACAAGGAGTATCTCAGCAGCCTCGTGGGCACAGACTTTGAGATG aCTTCCCCAGGTGCCCTCCGGCTCTTTGTAAATGGAGAGGTAG tttcagcGCAAGGCTATGAGTATGACAATCTCTATGTCCACTTCTTTGTGGAATTGCCAACCACAA ATTGGTCAAGCCCAGCATTCCAGCAGCTCTCAGGAATAACACAGACCTGTGCCACCAAATCCCTGGGAATG GATAAGGTGGCTTACTTCTCCTACCCATTCACATTTGAGGCCTCCTTCCTCCACGAAGACGAATCTGCTG ATGCTCTCCCGGAGTGGCCTGTGCTCTACTGTGAGGTCCTCTCGCTGGACTTCTGGCGGAGGTATCGTGTGGAGGGTTACGGCGTTGTGGCGCTGCCCGCCACCCCAG GCTCACACACCCTGACAGTCCCCACGTGGAGGCCCATGGAGCTTGGCACGGGGGCGGAGCTGAGGAGGTTTTTCATTGGCGGCTCTCTGGAACTGGAGGACCTCTCCTATGTGTGGATACCAGGAACCTTCAAG GGGGAGCGTCTAAGCCGCTTTGGGTTCCGCACTGAGACCACAGGCTGCGTCACCTTCCGCTTGCACTGTCTGCAGCAGTCCAG GGCCTTCATGGAGTCAAGTTCCCTCCGGAAAAGGATGCAGAGCGTGCTGGACCGTCTGGAAGGGTTCAGCCAGCAGAGTTCCGTTCACAGTGTGCTGG AGGCCTTCCGTCGAGCCCGGCGCCGCATGCAGGAGGCCCGAGAAAGCCTTCCTCAGGACCTGGTGAGCCCCTCGGGGACCATGGTTTCCTAG
- the MKS1 gene encoding Meckel syndrome type 1 protein isoform X3: protein MTTAAREVPSFLVERMANVRRRRQDRRGMEGGILKSRIVTWEPSEEFVRNNHVINTPLQTMYIMADLGPSGKLGYKKSEHVLCTLKVDSNGVITVKPDFTGLKGPYRMETEGEKQELWKYTVDNVSSLAQPEEEEREQRVFKDLYGRHKEYLSSLVGTDFEMTSPGALRLFVNGEVVSAQGYEYDNLYVHFFVELPTTNWSSPAFQQLSGITQTCATKSLGMDKVAYFSYPFTFEASFLHEDESADALPEWPVLYCEVLSLDFWRRYRVEGYGVVALPATPGSHTLTVPTWRPMELGTGAELRRFFIGGSLELEDLSYVWIPGTFKGERLSRFGFRTETTGCVTFRLHCLQQSRAFMESSSLRKRMQSVLDRLEGFSQQSSVHSVLEAFRRARRRMQEARESLPQDLVSPSGTMVS from the exons ATGACCACCGCAGCCCGGGAGGTGCCATCATTCTTGGTCGAACGAATGGCCAATGTCAGGCGGCGACGGCAGGACAGGCGAGGGAT GGAAGGTGGCATCCTCAAGTCACGAATTGTCACCTGGGAACCCTCAGAAGAGTTTGTCAGGAACAACCATGTCATCAACACCCCTCTTCAGACAATGTACATCATGGCAGACCTGGGGCCCTCTGGGAA GCTTGGCTATAAGAAGTCTGAACATGTCCTCTGTACTCTGAAAGTGGACAGCAATGGTGTGATCACAGTAAAACCTGACTTCACCGGCCTCAAAGGACCCTACag AATGGAGActgagggggagaagcaggagctGTGGAAGTATACGGTGGACAACGTGTCCTCCCTCGCgcagccagaggaggaggagcgggAACAGCGCGTGTTCAAGGAT CTTTATGGCCGGCACAAGGAGTATCTCAGCAGCCTCGTGGGCACAGACTTTGAGATG aCTTCCCCAGGTGCCCTCCGGCTCTTTGTAAATGGAGAGGTAG tttcagcGCAAGGCTATGAGTATGACAATCTCTATGTCCACTTCTTTGTGGAATTGCCAACCACAA ATTGGTCAAGCCCAGCATTCCAGCAGCTCTCAGGAATAACACAGACCTGTGCCACCAAATCCCTGGGAATG GATAAGGTGGCTTACTTCTCCTACCCATTCACATTTGAGGCCTCCTTCCTCCACGAAGACGAATCTGCTG ATGCTCTCCCGGAGTGGCCTGTGCTCTACTGTGAGGTCCTCTCGCTGGACTTCTGGCGGAGGTATCGTGTGGAGGGTTACGGCGTTGTGGCGCTGCCCGCCACCCCAG GCTCACACACCCTGACAGTCCCCACGTGGAGGCCCATGGAGCTTGGCACGGGGGCGGAGCTGAGGAGGTTTTTCATTGGCGGCTCTCTGGAACTGGAGGACCTCTCCTATGTGTGGATACCAGGAACCTTCAAG GGGGAGCGTCTAAGCCGCTTTGGGTTCCGCACTGAGACCACAGGCTGCGTCACCTTCCGCTTGCACTGTCTGCAGCAGTCCAG GGCCTTCATGGAGTCAAGTTCCCTCCGGAAAAGGATGCAGAGCGTGCTGGACCGTCTGGAAGGGTTCAGCCAGCAGAGTTCCGTTCACAGTGTGCTGG AGGCCTTCCGTCGAGCCCGGCGCCGCATGCAGGAGGCCCGAGAAAGCCTTCCTCAGGACCTGGTGAGCCCCTCGGGGACCATGGTTTCCTAG